One window of Desulfonatronovibrio magnus genomic DNA carries:
- the flhA gene encoding flagellar biosynthesis protein FlhA — protein MSVRASVANLDYEKFTRQGDILLASGVVVILFVMLIPLPTIILDIMLTFNLSFAFVILMTAMFIKTPLEFTIFPSLLLVTTLMRLAINVATTRLILLNGESGTNAAGKVVESFGNFVVGGNYLIGIVIFLILFALNKMVIATGTTRIAEVAARFTLDSLPGKQMSIEADLNAGLIDEEEAKKQREGIRRESDFYGAMDGAGKFVSGDVKAGMLITVINIVGGLLIGIFQQGMSWNEAAQTYTLLTIGDGLVATIPSIIISTSAGIIVSRAAAEAQMGEEFIAQLTNHPRALKLVSGVLFLFALVPGMPTFVFLLLSGFLFSVSFFSQRQKNEAQEKSPAKRTEQAPGMETPEEVHALLPLDVLELEVGYGLIPLVDEDQSGNLLARIRSIRRQFALDMGVVIPSLHLRDNLQLKPGEYAVIIKGNQVARTEIMIDHFLAMDPGDAKHRIKGIETLEPAFNLPALWIPENKKEEAAMAGYTVVDPSTVIATHLTEIFKHNLHEFLGRQETQNLLDNLSQRAPKAVEELVPGIVSLGVLQKVLQNLVKEKVSIRDLLTVIETLSDFGQQTKDPEQLTEFVRQKMGRTIVKPYLTQDGVLPIITMDSNIESAFQDGLRQTDHGTYLAMEPKLAQKIIQQISKIMEQTMVPDGQPVLLTTPVIRPHLAQLLLRFVPNLPVISQTEIPANIQLESANTVSLKNAD, from the coding sequence ATGTCAGTAAGAGCAAGTGTAGCCAACTTAGATTACGAAAAATTCACCCGCCAGGGAGATATTCTTCTGGCCTCTGGTGTAGTGGTCATCCTCTTTGTCATGCTCATCCCCCTGCCCACTATTATTCTGGACATCATGCTCACCTTCAACCTGTCCTTTGCCTTTGTAATTCTAATGACCGCCATGTTCATCAAGACACCTCTGGAGTTTACCATCTTTCCATCACTTCTTCTGGTAACTACTCTCATGCGCCTGGCTATAAATGTGGCCACAACGAGACTGATCCTGCTCAACGGTGAGTCAGGCACCAACGCAGCCGGCAAGGTGGTTGAATCTTTTGGCAATTTTGTTGTGGGAGGAAACTACTTAATAGGCATTGTCATATTTTTGATTCTTTTTGCCTTGAATAAAATGGTAATCGCTACTGGAACCACAAGAATTGCTGAAGTCGCAGCAAGGTTTACCCTGGATTCTCTGCCTGGCAAACAGATGTCCATTGAAGCTGATTTAAACGCGGGCCTGATTGACGAAGAAGAAGCCAAAAAACAGCGCGAAGGCATACGAAGAGAGTCAGATTTTTATGGGGCCATGGATGGCGCAGGCAAGTTTGTATCAGGTGATGTCAAGGCAGGCATGCTTATTACTGTAATCAATATTGTCGGCGGCCTGCTCATAGGTATCTTTCAACAGGGCATGAGCTGGAATGAAGCAGCCCAGACATATACCCTTCTTACCATTGGTGATGGTCTTGTGGCTACAATTCCTTCCATCATCATCTCCACATCCGCAGGTATAATAGTCAGTAGAGCTGCAGCAGAAGCTCAAATGGGCGAGGAATTCATCGCCCAGTTGACCAATCATCCCAGAGCACTTAAGCTTGTATCCGGTGTACTGTTTCTTTTTGCACTGGTTCCAGGCATGCCAACATTTGTGTTTCTGCTTCTTTCAGGCTTTTTGTTTTCTGTCTCATTTTTCTCTCAGCGCCAAAAAAATGAAGCCCAGGAAAAATCTCCGGCCAAAAGAACAGAACAGGCTCCTGGCATGGAAACTCCGGAAGAAGTACATGCACTTTTGCCTCTTGATGTTCTTGAACTTGAAGTTGGTTATGGACTTATTCCTCTCGTGGATGAGGATCAAAGCGGCAACCTGCTGGCCAGAATAAGATCCATACGCAGGCAGTTTGCCCTTGACATGGGCGTTGTTATACCTTCACTTCACCTGCGGGATAATTTACAACTCAAACCCGGAGAATACGCAGTTATCATCAAAGGCAACCAGGTTGCCAGAACTGAAATAATGATAGATCATTTTCTGGCTATGGATCCAGGAGATGCCAAACACAGAATCAAGGGCATAGAAACTCTTGAACCGGCTTTTAATCTTCCAGCCCTGTGGATACCTGAAAACAAAAAGGAAGAGGCTGCCATGGCCGGATACACTGTGGTTGATCCTTCTACGGTCATAGCAACTCATTTGACAGAGATATTCAAGCACAATCTACATGAATTTCTGGGCAGACAGGAAACCCAAAATCTGTTGGACAACCTGTCTCAAAGAGCTCCCAAAGCAGTTGAAGAGCTGGTACCTGGAATTGTCAGTCTTGGAGTACTGCAAAAAGTTCTGCAGAACTTAGTCAAGGAAAAGGTTTCCATCAGAGATCTTCTGACTGTCATTGAAACCCTGTCAGATTTTGGACAGCAAACCAAAGACCCTGAACAGCTGACTGAGTTTGTCCGTCAAAAAATGGGCCGCACCATTGTCAAACCCTATTTGACCCAGGATGGTGTATTGCCAATCATAACAATGGACAGTAATATTGAGTCTGCGTTTCAGGATGGCTTAAGGCAGACAGACCACGGCACTTATCTCGCTATGGAACCAAAACTGGCTCAAAAGATAATACAGCAGATCAGTAAAATCATGGAACAGACCATGGTTCCTGATGGCCAGCCCGTTCTTTTGACCACACCGGTCATCAGGCCTCATCTGGCTCAATTGCTTCTGCGTTTTGTCCCTAATTTACCTGTAATATCTCAAACTGAAATTCCGGCAAACATCCAGCTTGAATCAGCTAATACTGTGAGCTTAAAGAATGCAGATTAA
- the flhB gene encoding flagellar biosynthesis protein FlhB, whose amino-acid sequence MPQKDPSKTEEATPKRRNKAREEGNVPKSQELSKVIGLVGGIIALRLTFPYIRDSIMETIDWFLSQAVVMQFNEETVYELFLFCAIVMGKIVLPVMIFILIFTIAIMIMQVGPLWTLKPLKPKLKVFNIVEGLKKKMFDLKTLVRLVRNVFQAAAVAVAPYIVLKLEFANLLPLFYASPAMIGGYILNTGFKMALFALVPLLIIAIADVVYTRWDYNENLKMTKDEVKDERKQAEGDPKVKQQQRQKMLGVTQQRMMQDVPKADVVITNPTHIAIAIKYDPAAAPAPMVLAKGVNHLAEKIKAAARQNNIPIRENKPLAQALYKSVEVGQTIPEELYKAVAAVLAEIYKIKGR is encoded by the coding sequence ATGCCTCAAAAAGATCCGAGCAAAACAGAAGAAGCGACCCCGAAACGGCGCAACAAAGCAAGAGAAGAGGGAAATGTCCCCAAAAGTCAGGAGCTGTCCAAGGTAATTGGCCTGGTAGGCGGCATAATAGCCTTGCGCCTTACCTTTCCCTATATACGCGACAGTATAATGGAGACCATTGACTGGTTTCTGAGTCAGGCCGTTGTCATGCAGTTTAATGAAGAAACTGTTTATGAACTGTTTCTGTTCTGTGCCATAGTTATGGGTAAAATTGTTCTGCCGGTGATGATTTTCATACTGATTTTTACCATAGCCATTATGATTATGCAGGTAGGCCCACTGTGGACCTTGAAACCTCTTAAGCCCAAACTCAAGGTTTTCAACATTGTGGAGGGGCTCAAGAAAAAAATGTTTGATCTGAAAACCCTGGTCCGCTTGGTACGTAACGTATTTCAGGCAGCTGCAGTTGCTGTTGCGCCTTACATTGTTCTCAAGCTTGAATTTGCCAATCTCCTTCCTCTATTTTACGCCAGCCCTGCTATGATCGGCGGATATATTCTTAATACAGGCTTCAAGATGGCTCTTTTCGCTCTTGTTCCTCTGCTCATTATTGCCATTGCTGATGTTGTTTATACAAGATGGGACTACAATGAAAACCTGAAAATGACAAAAGATGAAGTCAAGGATGAACGTAAACAGGCTGAAGGTGACCCCAAAGTTAAGCAGCAGCAGAGACAGAAAATGCTGGGCGTTACCCAGCAGCGTATGATGCAGGATGTTCCCAAGGCCGATGTAGTCATTACCAACCCCACACATATAGCCATTGCCATCAAATATGATCCTGCCGCAGCTCCAGCTCCCATGGTGCTGGCCAAGGGCGTGAATCACCTGGCTGAAAAAATCAAGGCTGCAGCACGTCAGAACAATATCCCCATCCGAGAAAACAAGCCGTTGGCACAAGCCTTGTATAAAAGTGTAGAAGTTGGACAGACAATACCTGAAGAGCTTTACAAGGCAGTGGCTGCTGTCCTGGCGGAAATTTACAAGATTAAGGGCCGATAA
- the fliR gene encoding flagellar biosynthetic protein FliR, with protein MELFNFDPETIMSFLLTTIRISLVVFLLPFFGGEAIPTTIKAALCLVMSLGLWPYLAFEGTYVPAHPFQIVIWIFGELMLGLILGLMVRFLIAAIQTGGQIIGFQMGFAMVNVVDPITGVSEAVTAHFLYMTSMLTFLALNGHLYMLRGLTHSFELVPPGGIFISPELVNHVIQLSGQIFVLALKIASPIIATIFLVNLGLALISRAAPQMNVLLLGFPLKIAVGFLFLGLVFELTTIYVSQFITSLGENLYYLLQTTVRR; from the coding sequence ATGGAACTTTTCAACTTTGATCCCGAAACCATAATGAGCTTTTTGCTGACAACCATCAGAATAAGTCTCGTGGTCTTTCTTCTCCCATTTTTTGGTGGTGAAGCCATTCCCACAACCATAAAGGCAGCTCTTTGTCTGGTCATGTCCCTCGGGCTGTGGCCCTATCTGGCTTTTGAGGGCACTTATGTTCCTGCTCATCCGTTTCAGATCGTAATCTGGATTTTTGGAGAGTTGATGCTCGGCCTGATCCTGGGACTTATGGTCAGATTTCTGATAGCTGCTATCCAGACTGGAGGTCAGATTATCGGCTTTCAAATGGGTTTTGCCATGGTCAATGTCGTTGACCCCATAACAGGAGTTTCCGAAGCTGTTACAGCCCACTTTCTCTACATGACTTCCATGCTGACTTTTCTGGCCCTCAACGGTCACTTATATATGCTGCGCGGTTTGACGCACAGCTTTGAACTCGTTCCTCCCGGTGGAATCTTTATCAGTCCTGAGCTGGTCAATCATGTAATCCAGCTTTCGGGTCAAATTTTTGTCCTGGCCTTAAAGATTGCCTCACCCATAATAGCGACAATATTTCTGGTAAATCTTGGTCTGGCGCTGATATCCAGAGCTGCCCCTCAAATGAACGTTCTGCTTCTCGGTTTTCCCTTGAAAATTGCAGTTGGTTTTCTTTTTCTGGGTTTAGTGTTTGAACTTACTACCATTTATGTAAGCCAGTTCATTACTTCCCTGGGCGAAAACCTCTACTATTTGCTGCAAACCACAGTTAGAAGGTAG
- a CDS encoding M23 family metallopeptidase, with protein MIFKKYQFVLFKEQYGTCSKISIPGWIFVLSFIVLASLIGSNIFFWNYYANFKSIEHQLQYAQERKHSQEIQISSFYHKVKTLEQDLHRVKEFDDRLRVMLDLEPEMQTTTHSVGGPTDNNFSKAFPFYRQEMLARKMHNFIEQLSTEARLEEVRQQELIQAIKSQNDLLSSTPSIWPTQGWVTSEFGYRTSPFTGRRELHRGLDISAPIGTPIYAPADGKVIFSGSDGAYGVTLIIDHGRGISTRYAHLQEYLAEKSQHVSRGELIAYVGNTGRSTGPHLHYEVRINNVPVNPKRYILN; from the coding sequence ATGATTTTTAAAAAATATCAATTTGTCCTGTTTAAAGAACAATATGGGACATGTTCAAAAATATCCATACCCGGCTGGATATTTGTCTTATCATTTATAGTGTTAGCATCTCTCATTGGTTCGAATATTTTTTTCTGGAACTATTATGCCAATTTCAAGTCAATTGAGCACCAGCTACAATACGCCCAGGAGAGAAAACATTCTCAAGAAATTCAAATTTCATCATTCTATCATAAAGTTAAAACACTTGAACAGGATCTTCACAGGGTTAAGGAGTTTGACGACCGTTTGAGGGTAATGCTCGACCTGGAACCGGAAATGCAGACAACTACCCATTCAGTAGGAGGGCCAACAGACAACAACTTTTCTAAAGCCTTTCCATTTTATCGGCAGGAAATGCTGGCAAGAAAAATGCACAACTTCATTGAACAACTCAGCACTGAAGCCCGTTTAGAGGAAGTACGCCAGCAGGAACTTATCCAGGCAATTAAAAGTCAGAACGATCTCTTGTCCTCCACCCCCTCCATCTGGCCAACTCAGGGCTGGGTTACTTCCGAATTCGGCTACCGCACCTCACCCTTCACAGGCAGACGCGAACTGCATAGAGGCCTTGATATTTCCGCCCCCATTGGAACTCCCATCTATGCTCCTGCAGATGGCAAGGTCATATTCAGCGGCAGTGACGGTGCATACGGAGTCACTCTGATCATAGATCATGGACGGGGTATTTCAACAAGATACGCACATCTGCAAGAGTACTTAGCTGAAAAAAGCCAGCATGTTTCCCGGGGCGAGCTTATCGCTTATGTAGGCAATACAGGCCGAAGTACAGGCCCACATCTTCACTATGAAGTCAGAATCAACAATGTGCCCGTAAACCCCAAAAGATATATTCTAAATTAA
- a CDS encoding tRNA lysidine(34) synthetase yields MGFRKKLNHAQKTCLGRCGKLMQETGMIHPGARIGIALSGGVDSWVMTIVLMLRQRIVPFKLELMILHVNPGFDNYNHGPLLDWLQEHQVSAHIESTDIGPESHKPHQKKSACFLCSWARRKILFDLCQKYSLTHLAMGHNADDLAATFFMNLTQNGRVGGLSPREAFFNGKLTLIRPMLTVEKKFIKNAARRWGLPVWGNPCPSAGISKRIEIQEILENIYRHDKKYRKNIINALKKWQLDLMQEFT; encoded by the coding sequence ATGGGGTTTCGCAAAAAACTAAACCACGCTCAAAAAACCTGCCTCGGCCGTTGCGGCAAATTGATGCAGGAAACCGGCATGATTCATCCTGGAGCCAGAATTGGAATAGCTCTTTCAGGTGGAGTAGACAGCTGGGTTATGACCATAGTTTTGATGTTGCGCCAGCGGATTGTACCCTTTAAACTTGAACTAATGATCTTGCACGTCAATCCAGGTTTTGACAACTATAATCACGGGCCACTTTTGGACTGGCTTCAGGAACATCAGGTCAGTGCACATATCGAATCAACTGACATTGGGCCTGAATCCCATAAGCCTCATCAGAAAAAATCTGCCTGCTTCCTATGCTCCTGGGCCAGAAGAAAAATTCTTTTCGACCTCTGCCAAAAGTACAGCCTTACTCACCTTGCCATGGGGCACAACGCTGATGATCTTGCAGCAACCTTTTTTATGAACCTGACCCAAAATGGGAGAGTTGGCGGCCTCTCGCCGAGAGAAGCCTTTTTTAATGGTAAATTGACCCTCATCAGGCCTATGCTGACTGTTGAAAAAAAGTTCATAAAAAATGCTGCTCGCAGATGGGGTTTGCCTGTATGGGGAAACCCATGCCCTTCAGCCGGAATCAGCAAACGTATTGAGATCCAGGAAATTCTCGAAAATATTTATAGACATGATAAAAAATACAGAAAGAACATTATTAATGCTTTGAAGAAATGGCAGCTTGACTTGATGCAAGAGTTCACATAG
- the rpoZ gene encoding DNA-directed RNA polymerase subunit omega, with protein sequence MARITVEDCLDQVNNRFLLVQMTVRRIKQYREGYPKLVESKNKQIVTALREIAGGKVIPSQSIHKAGVRVD encoded by the coding sequence ATGGCCAGAATTACTGTAGAAGATTGCTTGGATCAGGTTAATAACAGGTTTTTGCTGGTTCAGATGACTGTTCGAAGGATTAAGCAATACCGGGAAGGATATCCTAAGCTTGTTGAAAGTAAAAACAAGCAGATTGTAACTGCCTTGCGCGAAATTGCTGGTGGCAAGGTCATTCCTTCTCAGTCTATACACAAAGCTGGAGTCAGGGTTGATTAA
- the dnaJ gene encoding molecular chaperone DnaJ codes for MADKRDYYEVLGVSKQAGDEEIKKAYRKLAFKYHPDRNPDDPQAENLFKEAAEAYEVLRDPGKRQRYDQFGHAGLSNNGFDGFASNEDIFNSFSDVFSDFFGFGTRSANSPRSGADLRYNLTISFQEAAKGTEVELDLPKRETCERCSGDGSEPGHSAETCAHCHGRGQIHRSQGFFQVAMPCPICRGQGMMITNPCHDCSGRGIVSKHKKLKVRVPAGVDNGSRLMLRGEGEPGENGGPPGDLYVVLYIEEDKVFKRQGQDLIISVDISFVQAILGDKVEVPTLDDPISMEIPRGTQSGKVLQLKGLGLPHPGKTFKGDLLVKVNVKIPRKVNKKQEELLREFDKLEGKKTGQKVKSFFKKVMGE; via the coding sequence ATGGCTGATAAAAGGGATTACTATGAAGTGCTTGGTGTTTCTAAGCAGGCCGGTGACGAAGAAATAAAGAAGGCTTATCGAAAACTGGCCTTTAAATACCACCCGGATCGCAATCCTGATGATCCTCAGGCGGAGAATCTTTTTAAAGAAGCTGCCGAGGCCTACGAAGTCTTGCGTGATCCAGGGAAAAGACAGAGATATGATCAGTTTGGTCATGCAGGTCTGAGCAATAACGGTTTTGACGGTTTTGCAAGCAATGAAGATATCTTTAATTCTTTTTCTGATGTTTTCAGTGATTTCTTCGGCTTTGGGACTCGCAGCGCCAATTCTCCAAGATCAGGTGCCGACTTACGTTATAATCTGACTATTTCGTTCCAGGAAGCGGCCAAGGGAACTGAAGTGGAGCTTGATCTGCCCAAAAGAGAAACTTGTGAGAGATGTTCCGGAGACGGCTCAGAACCGGGGCACTCTGCGGAAACTTGTGCCCACTGCCATGGGCGGGGACAGATTCACCGTTCTCAAGGTTTCTTTCAGGTGGCCATGCCTTGTCCCATTTGCAGAGGGCAGGGCATGATGATTACAAATCCATGCCATGACTGCTCTGGTCGAGGTATTGTTTCCAAACACAAGAAGCTTAAAGTCAGAGTTCCCGCCGGGGTTGATAATGGAAGCCGCCTTATGCTTCGGGGAGAAGGCGAACCCGGCGAAAACGGTGGCCCCCCAGGTGATTTGTATGTTGTTCTTTATATTGAAGAGGACAAGGTTTTCAAAAGACAGGGCCAGGATCTGATAATCAGTGTGGATATTTCTTTTGTCCAGGCTATTCTTGGAGATAAGGTTGAGGTTCCTACTCTTGATGATCCCATCAGCATGGAAATCCCCAGGGGAACCCAGAGCGGCAAAGTTTTACAGCTTAAAGGTCTTGGTTTGCCTCACCCAGGAAAGACATTTAAGGGTGATCTGCTTGTCAAGGTTAATGTTAAAATTCCCAGAAAAGTCAATAAGAAACAGGAAGAATTGCTGAGAGAATTCGATAAGCTTGAAGGAAAGAAAACTGGGCAGAAAGTAAAGAGTTTTTTCAAAAAGGTCATGGGAGAGTAG